A window of Streptomyces sp. NBC_01224 genomic DNA:
GGCGGACCCCGCCGGCGCACCCGGGTGGGCGAGGACACGGCTTGATTCCGCCCCCGTCCGTCAGGTGGGCAGTTCGGCCTCGATGAGGTCGGCCGCCCCCTTCGTGCCGCCCTCCCCCGCCATCCGCTCCCGCACGGCCGCGGCCCTCTTCGCCACCTCGGGGTCACCCACCAGGCCGAGCACGGCCGCCCGCAGCGACTCGGGGGTCACCTCCGCCATCGGGAGATGACGGGCGACGCCGAGCGCCTGGAGCATGTCGGCGTTGCCGAACTGGTCGACGGCCTGCGGCACGGCGACCATCGGGGTGGCGGTGGCGAGCCCCTCCTGGCTGCCCCCGGCGCCCGCGTGGGTGATGAAGGCGTCCGCCTGCTTCAGCACCGAGAGCTGCGGCACCCAGGAATGCACCTCCACATTGGCCGGTACGTCGCCGAGTTCGGCGGAGTCGACCCAGGCGCCGATCTGGAGCACGACGTGCCAGCCGGGCAGAGAGCCGAAGGCCGTGACGCAGTCGCGGTAGAAACCGGGCTGGTTGGTGAAGGTCGAGCCGAGCGAGACCAGCAGCACCTTGTCGGCACCCTCGGGGCGCTGCCACTCCCCCTGGTCCGCGCGGTCGCCCTGGCAGGCGCCCACGAAGGTGTGGACCGACCTGTCGACACGGTCGGCGTTCGGCTGGAGCACCTCGGGGATCAGGACGACCGACCGCGGCGGCCGGCCGACGAACGGGTCCGGGTGCTGGTCGATCCCGTTCCCGGTGAGCCAGTCCTGGAAGCGCCGGTAGTACGCCCGCCCGCGCTCGGACCGCTTCAGCTCGGCGGTCATCGGCTCACCGACCTCCTCCTCGTATCCGTCCCAAGCGACCAGGTTGGGTGAGAGGGAGACGGCGGGCACACCCCAGCGATGGGCAAGGACCCGCGCCGGGTAGGAGGTGATGTCGTGCAGGACGAGAGCGGGCTCGTCCCCGTCGAAGGCCTTGATGAGCTGA
This region includes:
- the mgt gene encoding macrolide-inactivating glycosyltransferase, encoding MHETSRLVYGERMTNTERAHIAMFSIAAHGHVNPSLEVIRELVARGHRVSYAIPASFAEKVAATGAEPVLYTSVLPTEEAPDAWGTELIDNLEPFLDDAVQALPQLIKAFDGDEPALVLHDITSYPARVLAHRWGVPAVSLSPNLVAWDGYEEEVGEPMTAELKRSERGRAYYRRFQDWLTGNGIDQHPDPFVGRPPRSVVLIPEVLQPNADRVDRSVHTFVGACQGDRADQGEWQRPEGADKVLLVSLGSTFTNQPGFYRDCVTAFGSLPGWHVVLQIGAWVDSAELGDVPANVEVHSWVPQLSVLKQADAFITHAGAGGSQEGLATATPMVAVPQAVDQFGNADMLQALGVARHLPMAEVTPESLRAAVLGLVGDPEVAKRAAAVRERMAGEGGTKGAADLIEAELPT